AGTTCTTTTAACGGTAATCATCTCAGCCCAGTTCCTGCATTTTAAAAATATCGGGATGACGCGTGAAACGAAAAACGGTATCCCAAACTACTACAAATAACACCTTGGGATCGTTATCTACCATCATCAGATAATGCCCTTGGGTATAGTCAATAAATTTCAATTCCTGCAGCCGATTATTAGTTAAATATAGCTTAACCGTGCAATAGGGCTGCTTAAATTTCTCAGCATATTCAGCTTGGGCATTATCTACAAAGATATAGGTTTGCAGATTCTCCAGAACATTAAGAATTTTAATCATTGCTCTGTTTGCCGGATAAATATTAAATTCCTGATGGGCATCGTGATAGGTCCATTGGTAACCCTCTCGGGTAAGAGTATATTTATTTTTCGGATGAGTAACTTCAATTTTAAGCAGCTCATTCTCTTTATGGCTAACAATATGAGGAGAACGCCAATTAGCTAATTCCGCGTTGTAATTATTAGTAACTTTAGCTTTCAGCTGATAAATTTTGGTGGAACCGGCATAGCGAAAATAATCATAGGGATTGTTCAGATTGCTGAACAGAGTATGAATGCTTTTGTGCCCGTCACTTACAATTATATGCAATGCCTCTTCATCTTTCTGATGAAACTTTTCAATCGCTTCTTTACCTGTTCCCATTGGAGTTGTAGCATACTTAGCGGTAATCACCTCTCTGAAAAGATCGTGAATTTTTAAGCTATCCGCTTCCCAATGGACAGGGTATTCCAACCTCCAAATATTCTTTTGTTTAACCATTCTTAAAGTATCCTGCGCATCAAAAATCTCAATCCGTTTAATTGCCAAAGTATCCAAAGCAAAAACAGGAGCCAGTTTTTCTCTTGGACTGGTAGTTCTTAACAGAAAATATAATCCGATTAAGATAATTAACAACAGCAGTAAAATTAGTTTAGACCTCTTCATCTTGTAGCCCTATAGTGCGTTTACGATTTAGCGCAATTATGCCGCCAATGGCAATAAGAATTAAGGACGGTAAGATAGTTGCAGTAAGTTTTATTCCCAGTTTTATTCTTTGTTCCGTTTTTGCCGGATCACCCCAGGCAAGTTCTTTCTTATTAATATAATAAGGAATATCCAGAATACTTTCCTGCAAATGCCGAGACCTGATACTAAGCATATCATTGCGTTCCATCAGCCAGTCCACAGCATTAAGAATAAGCTGAAAGCGGTTATCATAAATAGGTTTATCGGAATCAACATAAAGTTCCCGATCTCCGAAAACAACTATCTTACCATCCTGAACGGTAGAAACGAAACCGGGATTGCGGGATTCGGGCTTATCGGTAAAATAGCTGGTAAATTTACCTTCCACAATTGCTCCAAGCGGAATAGGAGGATTTTGAAATACATCCGGATCGGGATGTAAAAACAAACGGGAATCCAATTGATAATCGGGTCCTTCCAAAAGAGCGCTTTTGGTAGAAGTAGCTAATATCGCTTGGAATTTCAAACCGGGCTTTCTGTTAAAAATGATGCCGTTACCCATATAAATTACGATGTTGGAAATATTGCGGGTAATGGGATGTTCTGAACCTCGCAGAACAGGATAAATCGGAAAAGAGATATTGGTATCCACACCCATCTGTCTGGAATCGCAAAAAATATCCATAGCTAAGTCACTGCTGAACTTGATGCCGTAGTTTTCCAGAAAATCAAACAAGTTGGACTGCAGTTCCCAAACCCGTTCACCGTCTGAAATAACTTTATCTGCTAAAACAACCAGTTTACCGCCTTTCATAATATATTGATCCAGATTGTAAAGTTGAACAGGAGATAAAGAAGCATAGCCGGAATGAAAAATCAGCACCGGTGTTTGTGCCAGTGGTTCCATTAAATTGGTAAAATGGATATTGTAATTGGCACTGAGTTCATCAGCATATTTCTGTTTAGGCATCAATAAATATAGCGAATCCGCAAAAGCAGAAATATCTGGCAATGTATAACGCGAAATTTTCTGTATTTTCAGGGTCATTGCATATTCCAGCTGGCTTTGCATTTTAGGCAACACATTCATAGATTCAAAATTGCCCTGATATTCAAAAACGAGCCCATAGACAATTTCTTTGGTAGTTGTCTTATCATTTTCAAATATGCGGAAATACATTGTTCCGATTCCAAATTGATTAGCTTTGTTTTTCAGTTCTTCCTGCGTAGGTCCGTTAATTACTTCGTAGTGGAATTTTCCTTTCCCGGCTTGTTTATATTCTTCTAAAAGGTCTTTCACATAACGGTCTAAAACCAGCATCTCAGCAGGCAGTTCCTTGCTGGTATATAATTTAACTACCATATTATCTTTCAATTTCCCTACCGCTTGCTTACTAACCGCAGAAAGGGAATATGCCTTATTCCTGGAAAAATCCCATCGGACTTTAGCATAAGAACCAATCAGCAAAATCATCAAGATTAAAGCCAGCTTAATCAGCAAGTTGGATAATATGGAACCGGTTTTTTTGGGCTGTTTCATCTTTAGCGCTCCTGCATCATATTCCTGCTTTGCAAATTAAACTGAGCCAGCAAAGCAAAAATAACTGTAACTGCAAGGAAAAAAAGAATATCCCGAGTATCTATCACTCCCTTCAGAAAACTGCTCAAGTGATAATCAAAACTTAAGTATTGCACAACCGGTAACAGAGAAAAAGGCAATATGGGTAAAATAAATTTCAATACATAAAAAACAGCCGAAATAAGCAACGCAAGCACAAAAGCAAGAATTTGATTACTGGGAAAACTGGAGGCAAAGACACCAATAGCAGTATATGCCAAACCGGCAAAAACAAGCCCGATATAGCCACAAATAATAGCTCCATAATCAATTCCTTCGCCGAAAATGACAATTATGCCGAAAAACACTAAAGAAAGGACTAAAATCGTTAATATCTGCAAAAAGACAGCCAGAATTTTTCCCCAGATAATGGAGGAAAGTTTTACCGGTAAAGTAGATAGTAATTCCAAAGTTCCGCTCTGTCTTTCTTTGGCTATGCTGCCCATAGTGATGGCAGGAATATAAAACAAAAAGACAATATGGATAATTTCAAATAAAAATCGCAATTCCGCTCTGGCTATTTTAAACACCATATTGGAAAAAATGAGACCGATAATAACTAAAAACAGGATAAAGACAATATAAGTGGAAACAGAACGCAGGGCAAGTTCATAGTCCTTTTTGGCAATTGTGAAAACTGTTCTCATTTCTGCTCCTTAATTTCTTCTGCTGCATCAGGTTCATTTAGTTCTACCGGAGATATTTCTTCCTGATTTGCATTTTCGGACAGTTCAGATTCGCTACTGTCCGCTCCTGTAAGTTCATAGAAAATAGATTCCAAACTTATATTGCCGGAGGATAATTCTAAAATCAGCCAACCCTTGTCACTAATAAAGCGTGAAAGTTCCTGCCGTAAATCTATCTCGGGTGTTTCATAAAATACAATTTTACAGCTGTTTTCATCCCGGGATAAGATTTCCAGCTCTAAAGAAGGATGCAAAGCTAAAAAAGCAGAAAAATCTATATTCTCACCTTGCACTTCCAGATTGAGTATTTTACTTCTTTTCAGGTAACCGGGCAATTTTTCAATAGCATCATCCACAATAATTTTACCTTTACTAATGATTACCACTCTATCACATAATGCCTGCACTTCCTGCATAATATGGCTGGAAAGCAACACCATTTTTTCTTTCCCCAAGTTACGGATAAGTTCACGAATTTCAATAATTTGATTGGGGTCAAGACCGGAGGTTGGTTCATCCAGAATTAAAATCCGGGGGTCGTGTAAAATTGCCTGTGCCAGACCTGTTCTTTGTCTATAGCCCTTGGAAAGAGTTCCAATTCTTTGAAATAATACTTCTTTCAGTCCACAGTTTTTTACTACGAATTTTAAGCGTTCCTGAAAATAATCCCTTTTCAACCGGCGTAAAGAGGCAAAATATGCTAACGCTTCAAACACCGTCATATCATCATAAAGAGGATTTTGTTCCGGTAAATAGCCAATTTGCCTGCTGGCTTTTAGCGGATCGGCAAAAATGCTTACTCCATCAATTTCTATGTTTCCGGAATTTGGTTGCAGGTAACCTACCATCATTCTTAAAGTGGTAGTTTTTCCAGCACCGTTAGGACCTAAAAATCCGACTATTTCCTGATCTCTGATACAGAAACTGATTTCATCCACAGCTTTAAGAGAACCGAAATTGCGGCTTAGTTTATCTATCTTGATCATTTTACATCATTAAGTTATTATTATTATTGGTAACCGGTTCATTCAGTAAAATCTGATCCCCTTCTTTTAATCCTTCCAATACTTCTACCTGCAATAAATCATTAGTACCAAGTTTAATGGGAGTAACAGTATAATTGGGAATGGGAGCAGTTTTCCCCTTGTTATTGCTATTTGTCTCTTTTGCAGGGCTTTTGGTCTCTTTAACCAGATATACAATATCCTGATTTATATCATTACTGAAAACAGCTCTAATGGGAATAACCAATACATTTTTTCGGGAATCAGCTAAAATAGTTACATTAGCTGTCATCCCGGGTTTAACGATTTTCCCGCTGGCATTAAGATTAATTTCAATGGGAAAAACCTTGGCATTGTTTTCTACAATTGCCTGAGGAGCAATTTTAACTACTTTGCCCTCATAATGTTCATAAGGAAGAGCATCCAAGCTAATTTCCGCTTTCTGATTCAGTTTAAACTTGGAAATATCCACTTCGTTGATGTTACTCTTCACAATCATTTTATTCAAATCGGCAATTTTCATTATCACAGTGCCTTCACCATAACTGGTTAAACTGGATTGAACCATTTCCCCTTCATTAATATTCCGCTCTATAACAACTCCACTGGCAGTAGCATAAACCCGGGTAACTTTTCCTGGAACATCCAGATCCCGAATCATTTCATATTGACTGCTGGCTTGAGCATATTCAATTTCTGCTTCTTTAAGGGCATCTGATGTTTTATTATATTCATCTTGGGAAATATACTGCTTTTGCAACAGGATTGTTTTATCTGCCAAATCCTTCCGGGCATTTGCCAGATTCATTTCTGCCTTTTGCAGCATCGCCTTGGTGTTAAACAAGGTATTTGCCTGATTGTAATCCGGCTCAATATCAGCAATTACTTGTCCCGAAGTAACATAATCATTTTCCCCGGCATAAAACTTAACGATTTTACCGCTTACCTTGGATTTTAACGAAACAACTATTTCCGGTTGCACTTCTCCTGTTATCACTATCCGGGAAGAAATATCTCCCCGCTTTACAGCATATATTTCCGTGTCCGTTTGCTTTGTTGATGCCGGTTGCTTTTTCTTACCGCAGGTTTTAACTGACAATAAAATGAGCAAGATCAGAACCGCAATAACTACTATAATCCACCATTTCTTACGCATAATACCTTTTTCCTGAATGTGTTATTATTTGTAAAACAAAAGTTGGCAAAGGGAATATTGTGTCAACTGAAAAAAGGGCAAGAGAGCAAGAAGTTAAGAAGTAGATAGGAAAAGAGAGCTGAGGGACAAAATAAAATTTCAAGATGAAAGCTTTGCTCCGGTCCTTATCTGGATTTATAAAATTATCTTGTGGATTGTGTTTAAATACCTGTTACAAGGTCATTTCCTTAACGACTCTTTAACGCTCCTTTAACGATACATTTACTTTGCTAAGGAGTCGTTAAAGAAGTTATCAAGAAGCATAAAAGATTTAGCTTGGCAGGGAATAATGAGCCGTGTAAATATAATTATCTGCTGTCAATGTAGTTCAGGAAAGCTGAAATAAAAAGAAAATAGAATTTTGGTTGACTTATATCCTGCTATGAAAAAAAAGGGATTTTACGAAAATTAGTGGTGAGACAATGAACAAGCTTTTTATGCCCGAACTGATTAAGATTGTAGAACAGTTCGAAAACAAAAATGCCTGCCTGCAATATATGGCTAACCTGCTTTCGGAAAGTGGTTGTTTAAGTTTTCCAGACCGTTTTCTGGCTGCAGTAAAAGGAAGAGAAGAAATAATGAGTACCGGTATCGGCAGAGGAATTGCTATCCCTCATGCCAGGGACTTAACTGTTAGTTGTTTACGCATTGCGGTTTGTTTGGTGAAACAGGATTTGGAATTTACCAGTTTAGATAATTCACCTGTCCATCTGGTATTTATGATTGCCGTTCCGCAAAGTTCTAATCAGGACTATATGAAAATATTACGTTCGCTCTCTGAATTTTTAAGGCAGGATGAAAACAGGGAAATATTATTACAAGCCAAAGACGAAAGAGATTTGTATGAAAAAGTTCAAATTCTTGAAGAAAAGTTGCTTCCTGAGCTTGGTGTTTAGCTTTCTTTTGATAATGCCATTATTGGGACAGCATCAGGATGCCGGAACTACCGGTTTTTCCACTTTGAAGATTATTTATTCTGCCAGAGCTAATGGTATGGGACAAGCGATGCTGGGAAGGGCAAAAAACTTTGACGGTATGCAGTTTAATCCTGCTTCAATCCTCAGAGTTCCCAATCAAGGTGTCTCTACTACTTTGGCAGACCATTTTGTTGGTTCCGGAGGCGGTTCTGTCAGCTATTTGGTACCCAAAAACATTTATACTTCTTACGGTTTTTTTCTTAATTACTGGAATTCGGGGTCCATTGATAGAACAGATATAGGTGCTAACGGAGAATTTATTGAGCTTAACGATACTTTTTCCGCTCAGGATATTTTAGCCGGTTTCACTTTGGCGAAATTTGTAAGCCCTGCTTTAGATGCAGGGGGAAGTTTTAAACTTGTTTTAGACCAGATAGACGGTAAATCTGCATCTGCCGCTTTATTAGATTTCGGCATTTTACATCATACTGCCAACGAACGCATAAAAGTAGGCCTGGCAGCCCGAAATTTGGGATTTCAGCTTACTCATTATACCGATAAAAATTTTTCGGAAGGTATTCCTCTTACTTATGGAGCAGGTTTAGGCATTGATGTAGGGAAAAATACTCTGCTGAATATTGATTTAACTAAGGCAAACGGAGAGAATTTTATCGGTAAATTCGGAGTGGAGCAACAAGTTCATCCTTCCCTTGTCCTTAGAGGTGGTTTTAAAACCAATGCGGGTGACTATGCTATGGGAGGAAATTTGGGTTGGAGTTCCGGAATCAGTTTAGGACTGGGTTGGGTTTGGAAAAAAATATCCTTGGATTACGCCGTTGCCTCTTACGGAGATTTGGGTTTAACGAATCAAGTAAGTATCAGATATAATATAGAATAATTACAAGTCAGGATGAATTTGGAAAGCAGCCGTTTTTTATTGGAATTGGGATGTGAAGAGCTCCCGGAAAAGCAAATAGCTATTGCCTGCAATAGCGTTAATTCATCTTTTGCCGATTTTTTGAAGGTTAATAAACTGAGCTGTAAAAACTATACTGTAAGCGGAACTCCACGCCGTATCTTTCTTGATGCTATTGCTGTGGAGGCAAGTCAAAAAGAGGAAGAAATCCTGAAAATCGGACCCGCGGTAAATATCGCTTACGATGCTGAAGGCAAATTAACCCCTGCGGGACAGGGCTTTCTAAAAAAAAATGCAGTGCAGGAAGAAGCAATATTCATTCAGGAAACGGAAAAAGGCAGGTTTCTGGCAGTAAAATATCTGAAACCGGGATTAACAACGGTAGAATTATTACAAAGCTGGATTCCGGCAATGATTTTACAAATACCTTTTGAAAAAAAAATGACCTGGAGTCAGCCGGAATTTACCTTTTCCCGTCCTTTGCGTTGGCTTTTAATTCTTTGGAATGATATACCGTTATCTTTGCCTTTTTTTAATGTCCCTTGCGGGAATATTACTTATGGCAACCGTTTTTTAGGGTTGGAAAAGAGCATCCCTATTAATAAGGCAGAAGAATATCTTCCTGCCTTGCGCGAACATAAAGTTATTGCTGATATTGAAGAACGCAGAACAGAAATAACTAACCAGCTGGCAAATATGTTTCCGGAAGGAGATTATCAGGTTATCCCCAATCGCAATTTGATTGAAACCGTAATGAATTTGGTAGAATTTCCTACTGCCGTAACGGGACAATTTGATAAAAAATATTTGTCACTGCCGGATAAAATAATAATCAGCACTATCAGTCAAGCACAAAAGTATTTTGCCGTGCAAGATAAACAGGGTAATTTAAGCAACCGGTTTGTTTTTATTGCTAACGGAAATCCGGAACACATCCAAATTATCAGGCAAGGCAATGAAAAGGTTGTAAATGCCCGCTTAGCTGATGCTTTGTGGTATTGGAATGAAGATACTAAGCACCCGCTGCAGAATTGGACCCTGCACTTGGATAATGTTATTTTCCAGGCAAAACTGGGAACGATGGCAGAAAAAACAAAGCGTATAATCCACTTGGTAACTGCCTTGGCTGAAGAACTGCAACTAACCGAAACACAAAAAGCAAAAGCTATTCGCTGTGCGGAACTCTGCAAAGCGGATTTAGTTACTAATATGCTGGGAGAAAAGGAATTTACAAAACTCCAGGGATATATCGGCAAACAATATGCTTTAGCTTCCGGAGAAGATGAAGAAGTAGCAGAAGGTATTTATGAACACTATATGCCCCGCAGTGCCAATGATAAACTACCTTCTACAATAGCGGGAACCCTTGTTGCCATTGCAGATAAAATTGATACTGTAGCTGGAATTATCGGAATCGGTATGCTGCCAACCGGTAGTGGCGATCCTTTTGCCTTAAGACGCGCTGCCAATGGAATAGTGCAAATTGTCAGTTTCCGGAAATGGGATTTAGACCTCTTTGCTTTTGCGGATAGAGCTTTGGCATTGATTAACCGACAAACGGAACTGGATATTAATGCTTACCCCAATGTGCATAACTTTTTGGAACAAAGGATTACAGGATTGCTGAAAACAAACGGTATCGCTTATGATGTAATAGATAGCGTTATGCACATTGATAAAAGCCATCTGCACGATTTGGAAAATAGAGCAGAGGCATTAAATGACCTTAAAGGAAAAGATGATTTTATTCATTTGGTAATAGGATTTAAACGGGTAGCCAATATAATTGCCGAAACGAAGGAATTTATTCCTCTGCAGAAGGATAAACTGCTTGAACCGGAAGAAATTAACCTGTATCAATCGCTCCAGGTACTTCATCAGGATATTGATTCCGCTTTACAAAAAAAGGATTATCCCCTGGCTTTGCAAAAACTGATTCAATTCGGTAAAGTGATAGATGATTTCTTCGCTGCCGTGCTGGTAAATTGTGAAGATAAAACTATAAGTGCCAATAGGCATTCCCTGCTGAGGGAAGTGAAAAAAGAATTTTTAAGGGTTGCAGACCTGTCTTTGATCGTTCTGGAAACCGGACAATAGGAATAAGTTATGTTTTTAATAGATGATTTAATGACCAGAGCTAAAGCTACCGGTGGTAGAATTGTGATGCCGGAAGCAACTGATGCTCGTATGCTTAAGGCAGTTGCCAAAATTGAAAAAGAGGGTTTGGCAAAAGTAACTCTGCTGGGAAAAAGAGAAATTATATTACAAACCGCTGAAACATTGCAGATAAAGCTTAATGAGGTTACTATCATTGATCCTGAAACCTCAGATAATATAACTGCTTTTGCTGAAGCATTTTATACAAGAAGAAAAGATAAAGGCGTTACGCTGTCCGAAGCAAGAGAAACTGTTAAAAATCCTCTCTATTTTGGCGCTTCCATGGTTAAACAGGGAATCGTAGATGGAATGGTTGCTGGAGCAGTAAATACTACAGCAGATGTTTTACGCGCAGCTTTACAGGTAATAGGTGTGATGTCTGGATTGAAAACTGTTTCCAGTGCATTTATTATGCCGGCACCCAATTTTAGAGGCGAGGGAAGAATTTTCCTGTTTGCCGATTGTGCCGTTATTCCGAATCCTACTTCAGAACAGCTTGCCGATATAGCAATTAGCACTGCTTTAACCCGTAAAGCAATAATTGGAGATGAACCCAAGGTTGCCTTGCTATCTTTTTCCACTTTAGGTAGCGCTAAACATGAAATGGTAGATAAAGTTACTGCTGCAAAAGCTATTTTGGCTGAACGCAAAGTGGATTTTGATTATGAGGGAGAATTACAGCTGGATTCGGCTATAATTCCTGAAGTGGCAAAACGAAAAGCACCTCAAAGTTCCGTAGCGGGAAATGCCAATATTCTTATTTTCCCTGATTTACAAGCAGGTAATATCGGTTATAAACTGGTGCAATATTTAGGTGATATCAAAGCCATCGGACCTATAATTCAAGGTTTGGCGGCTCCGGTTAGTGATTTATCCCGCGGTTGTTCTGCAGAGGATATTGTTAATACAGTTGCTTTCGTTTTGCTTTTGGCAGAACAACAAAAAAGATTATAAAAAAAGATATATGGGAGGTAAAGATGGCTATCAAGCTATCCAACCGCTGTCGTTTAATTAAGCCCTCGCCAACTTTAAGCTTATCTGCCAAGGCAAAGGAAATGCAAGATGCCGGAATTGATGTTATCAGTTTCAGCGTTGGAGAACCGGATTTTAATACTCCGGATTATATTAAGGCAGCCGCTCATAAAGCTATAGATGCCAATTTTACGCGTTATACCAATAATGCCGGAATTATAGAATTAAGACAGGCAATTTGTGAGAAACTGTTACGCGATAACGGATTGCAATATTCTCCCAAAGAAATTCTGGTTTCCCCGGGAGCAAAAGCATCCATTGTGAATGCGTTAACTGCTGTCTGCGATATTAAGGACCAAGTTTTAATGGCAACTCCCTATTGGGTTAGCTATCCCTATCAGGTTGCCCTGGCAAATGCAGAACCTGTTTATATTCCTACCCGCGAAGAAGATGGGTATAAAATTCTGCCTGCGGAATTAGAAAAAGCAATTACGGAAAATCCCTGTTCCAAAGTTCTAATTATCAATTCTCCCGGCAATCCTACAGGAACAGTTTATACTGAAGCAGAACTTGCCAATATAGCTGAGGTCTGCGTGAAACATAATATCCTGGTTATTTCCGATGAGATTTATGAACGCCTGGTTTATGATGAAGTGAAACATATCTCCATCGCCAGTATAAATGAAGAAATTAAACAGCGCACAATTGTAATCAACGGAGTTTCTAAAGCTTATGCAATGACGGGCTGGCGTCTTGGTTACGCTGCCGGACCCGCAGATATTATTGCAGCCGCAGGAATGGTTCAGGAACATACAACTTCCTGTGTAAATTCTATTACTCAAAGAGCTTGTGTAACTGCTTTAAGAGAAGAGGATGATTCCATAGAGCAAATGCGTCTGGAATTTGCCCGCCGCAGAGATTTCCTCTTTGCGGAATTGCAAAAACTGCCTCACATAACTTGCTTTAAACCTCAGGGCGCTTTTTATATTATGCCGGGAATAAAATGGTATCTGGATAATAATAATCTGAATATTAGAACTTCGGATGATTTCTGTGCTAAATTACTGGACGAGTATTATGTAGCTCTGGTATCAGGTAATTCTTTCGGAATGGAAGGAACCGTGCGTTTTTCTTATGCTAACAGTATAGAAAATATCAAAGAAGGAGTTCAGCGCTTTGCCTCTTTCCTGGCAGAGCTTTCCTCCGGGAGGTAAAATATGGATGATTTCAACGATAAAATGAAAGACCGCTGGCAGGATAAACGAAAGAAGGCATATAACTGGCCCAAACTGATTTTGATGGTGCTTGCTTTAATAGCCATTCTGTATCTGATGAATCATCTGGGAAATACCAAAAATGTGGTAACAAACCCGGCTGCAAGCGTTACCGATACTTTACAGGCAGATACATTACAAATGGAGAAAACACCTTGAGCTTAGTAATAGTTGGTTCTTTAGGATTAGATAATATTTCAACGCCTGCCGGCGAAGTTCAAAATGCCTTAGGCGGTTCTGCAATTTATGGAGCTTTAGCAGCTTCTTTATTTACCAATACATATATTGTAGGAGTAGTAGGTAACGATTTTCCGATTGAGGGTATGAATCTATTACAACAAAAAGGCATAAATCTGGACGGAGTTGAAATAAAAGAAGGCAAAACCTTTCGCTGGAGCGGAAAATATACTACTTGGAACAGAGTGGAAACTATATCTACGGAATTAAATGTTTTTGCCGATTTTTCTCCGCATTTGCCTGAAAGCTGTAAAAGCTGCCATAGTTTACTGCTTGCTAATATTCATCCCGCTTTGCAGTTACAGGTATTAAATCAGGTATCAGGTTATTCTCACCTTGCCTGCGATACGATGAATTTCTGGATAGAACTATGCCCCAAAGAGATAGAAAAGGTTTTAAACAGGGTAGAAATTGTTTTTATGAATGAGGACGAAATTCGGGATTATACCTCAAAACCGGATATCTATTCTGCCGCAAGAGAAGTTCTTGCCGTGGGTCCCAAGTGGGTAATCGTAAAAAGAGGTGAATACGGTTCCGTAGCTATTTCCGCGAATGATCTGTTTTTCGCACCTGCCTATCCGGTTGAAAATGTTAAAGATCCTACCGGAGCAGGAGATAGCTTTGCCGGAGCTTTTATGGGTTATTTAGCAGACCACGATTTGCTAAATCATTCTATTATCAAGGAAGCTATTCTTTATGGAACAGTTATGGCGGCTAAGAATGTCTCCAATTTCAGCATTCAGGGTTTAACGGATATAGCAAAATACGAATTAGATTCCTACAAGGAAAACTTGATTAAATGGACATCCTGAAAAATAGTATGGATTATTGTAACGCCGGAGTTAATATTGCTGCAGGTGAAGCAGCGGTTAAAGCAATTAAAAATAAAGTCCGCTCTACCTATAATACAAATGTTCTAAGTGAAATAGGTAGCTTTGGCGGATTGTATAAAATAGATAAACAAAGCTGGCAAAATCCTGTGCTCGTTTCCAGCACGGATGGCGTGGGCACAAAACTTTTAGTTGCTATAATGGCAAATGAATATCACTCTATTGGGCAAGACCTGGTAAATCACTGTGTAAATGATATCTTAGTCCAAGGGGCTAAACCCCAATTTTTTCTGGATTATATAAGCGTGGGTAAATTGGAACCGGCTATCGTGGAAATAATAATTAAGGGGATGATTGTTGCCTGCAAACAAAATTCTTGTGCTTTGATCGGAGGTGAGATGGCAGAAATGCCCGATCTCTATAAAGACAGGGAATTTGATTTGGCAGGAACGATTGTAGGAATTGTTGAACAGGAACAAATCCTTCCCCGTTCTAAAATTAAACCTGGAGACCAGCTTATCTCTTTGCCCAGCAGTGGATTGCATACAAATGGTTATTCCCTGGCTCGGAAGATTATTTTTACTCAACAAAAACTATCCTTAGAGAGCTACCTGACCGAATGTCAAGCTACAATAGGAGAACTTCTGTTAAGCATTCATCGCAGTTATTTTCCCCTGCTGGAAAGCTATCTGACCAGTCCCGATTTGAAGGGCTTAGCTCACATTACCGGAGGTGGAATTGCCGGTAATTTGAAAAGAATTCTTCCGGAAAATATCGGTGCCCGCATAACTCTTAAAAAAGAGGATATTCCCCCTTTCTTTCACTGGTTGCAACATACTGGAAAGCTTTCCGATGCCACAATGAGAGAAACATTTAATTTGGGAACCGGAATGCTCTGCGTAGTAGAGAACAGCTCTATTGACAA
The Candidatus Cloacimonas sp. genome window above contains:
- a CDS encoding DUF4340 domain-containing protein, whose amino-acid sequence is MKRSKLILLLLLIILIGLYFLLRTTSPREKLAPVFALDTLAIKRIEIFDAQDTLRMVKQKNIWRLEYPVHWEADSLKIHDLFREVITAKYATTPMGTGKEAIEKFHQKDEEALHIIVSDGHKSIHTLFSNLNNPYDYFRYAGSTKIYQLKAKVTNNYNAELANWRSPHIVSHKENELLKIEVTHPKNKYTLTREGYQWTYHDAHQEFNIYPANRAMIKILNVLENLQTYIFVDNAQAEYAEKFKQPYCTVKLYLTNNRLQELKFIDYTQGHYLMMVDNDPKVLFVVVWDTVFRFTRHPDIFKMQELG
- a CDS encoding PTS sugar transporter subunit IIA, giving the protein MNKLFMPELIKIVEQFENKNACLQYMANLLSESGCLSFPDRFLAAVKGREEIMSTGIGRGIAIPHARDLTVSCLRIAVCLVKQDLEFTSLDNSPVHLVFMIAVPQSSNQDYMKILRSLSEFLRQDENREILLQAKDERDLYEKVQILEEKLLPELGV
- a CDS encoding ATP-binding cassette domain-containing protein; this encodes MIKIDKLSRNFGSLKAVDEISFCIRDQEIVGFLGPNGAGKTTTLRMMVGYLQPNSGNIEIDGVSIFADPLKASRQIGYLPEQNPLYDDMTVFEALAYFASLRRLKRDYFQERLKFVVKNCGLKEVLFQRIGTLSKGYRQRTGLAQAILHDPRILILDEPTSGLDPNQIIEIRELIRNLGKEKMVLLSSHIMQEVQALCDRVVIISKGKIIVDDAIEKLPGYLKRSKILNLEVQGENIDFSAFLALHPSLELEILSRDENSCKIVFYETPEIDLRQELSRFISDKGWLILELSSGNISLESIFYELTGADSSESELSENANQEEISPVELNEPDAAEEIKEQK
- a CDS encoding ABC transporter permease subunit, with the translated sequence MRTVFTIAKKDYELALRSVSTYIVFILFLVIIGLIFSNMVFKIARAELRFLFEIIHIVFLFYIPAITMGSIAKERQSGTLELLSTLPVKLSSIIWGKILAVFLQILTILVLSLVFFGIIVIFGEGIDYGAIICGYIGLVFAGLAYTAIGVFASSFPSNQILAFVLALLISAVFYVLKFILPILPFSLLPVVQYLSFDYHLSSFLKGVIDTRDILFFLAVTVIFALLAQFNLQSRNMMQER
- a CDS encoding efflux RND transporter periplasmic adaptor subunit, yielding MRKKWWIIVVIAVLILLILLSVKTCGKKKQPASTKQTDTEIYAVKRGDISSRIVITGEVQPEIVVSLKSKVSGKIVKFYAGENDYVTSGQVIADIEPDYNQANTLFNTKAMLQKAEMNLANARKDLADKTILLQKQYISQDEYNKTSDALKEAEIEYAQASSQYEMIRDLDVPGKVTRVYATASGVVIERNINEGEMVQSSLTSYGEGTVIMKIADLNKMIVKSNINEVDISKFKLNQKAEISLDALPYEHYEGKVVKIAPQAIVENNAKVFPIEINLNASGKIVKPGMTANVTILADSRKNVLVIPIRAVFSNDINQDIVYLVKETKSPAKETNSNNKGKTAPIPNYTVTPIKLGTNDLLQVEVLEGLKEGDQILLNEPVTNNNNNLMM
- a CDS encoding GldG family protein; this encodes MKQPKKTGSILSNLLIKLALILMILLIGSYAKVRWDFSRNKAYSLSAVSKQAVGKLKDNMVVKLYTSKELPAEMLVLDRYVKDLLEEYKQAGKGKFHYEVINGPTQEELKNKANQFGIGTMYFRIFENDKTTTKEIVYGLVFEYQGNFESMNVLPKMQSQLEYAMTLKIQKISRYTLPDISAFADSLYLLMPKQKYADELSANYNIHFTNLMEPLAQTPVLIFHSGYASLSPVQLYNLDQYIMKGGKLVVLADKVISDGERVWELQSNLFDFLENYGIKFSSDLAMDIFCDSRQMGVDTNISFPIYPVLRGSEHPITRNISNIVIYMGNGIIFNRKPGLKFQAILATSTKSALLEGPDYQLDSRLFLHPDPDVFQNPPIPLGAIVEGKFTSYFTDKPESRNPGFVSTVQDGKIVVFGDRELYVDSDKPIYDNRFQLILNAVDWLMERNDMLSIRSRHLQESILDIPYYINKKELAWGDPAKTEQRIKLGIKLTATILPSLILIAIGGIIALNRKRTIGLQDEEV